One region of Rattus norvegicus strain BN/NHsdMcwi chromosome 13, GRCr8, whole genome shotgun sequence genomic DNA includes:
- the Or10j7 gene encoding olfactory receptor Olr1581 encodes MKRANYTPVREFVFQGFSNLQEHWLTLFIVFSALYILTLTGNLIIVTIIRIDHHLHTPMYFFLSVLSTSETFYSLVIIPRMLGSLVGLSQSISLECCGIQLFFFLGFAITNCLLLAVMGYDRYVAICNPLRYSIIMNWRVCVILASSVCAMGFLLSLAQAVAIFRLPFCNTLIEHFFCDVRPILDLACMVPVINDILTLVLSLMVITAPATFLCVSYVLIISTILKIASAEGRKKTFATCASHLTVVIIHYGCASIAYFKPKSENTSDQDQLISVTYTVITPLLNPVVYSLRNKEVQNALRKVLGRKSLS; translated from the coding sequence ATGAAGAGAGCCAACTACACACCGGTAAGAGAGTTTGTTTTCCAAGGTTTCTCCAATTTGCAAGAGCATTGGCTCACGCTCTTCATTGTCTTCTCTGCCCTATACATCCTGACTCTGACTGGCAATCTCATCATTGTGACCATTATCCGCATTGACCACCACCTTCACACCCCCATGTATTTCTTCTTAAGTGTTCTCTCAACTTCAGAGACTTTCTATTCTCTGGTCATCATCCCACGCATGCTTGGTAGCCTTGTGGGTCTTAGCCAATCCATCTCCCTGGAGTGCTGTGGGATtcagctattttttttccttggcTTTGCAATCACCAACTGTCTCCTGCTAGCAGTCATGGGTtatgatcgctatgtggccatctgcaaccCACTTCGCTATAGCATCATCATGAATTGGAGGGTGTGTGTCATTCTAGCCTCTTCAGTCTGTGCCATGGGGTTCTTGCTCTCACTAGCCCAGGCTGTGGCCATATTCAGGCTGCCATTTTGCAACACACTGATTGAacatttcttctgtgatgtccgACCTATTTTGGATTTGGCCTGTATGGTACCAGTCATCAATGACATCTTGACATTGGTTCTCAGCCTCATGGTCATCACAGCCCCTGCCACTTTCCTATGTGTCTCCTATGTCCTTATTATTTCCACTATTCTCAAGATTGCCTCAGCTGAAGGCCGGAAAAAAACATTTGCCACCTGTGCCTCCCACCTCACTGTGGTCATCATCCACTATGGCTGTGCCTCTATTGCCTACTTCAAACCAAAATCAGAGAATACTAGTGACCAGGATCAGCTGATCTCAGTGACTTACACTGTAATAACACCTCTACTAAACCCTGTTGTGTATAGTCTGAGAAACAAAGAAGTCCAGAATGCTCTGCGAAAAGTGTTGGGTAGAAAATCCTTATCATAG